ATGAGGAAAAGCGCTGGCTGGGCTGGGAATCGCTGTGCTGGGCAGCCAGCCGTTCGGCAGGCCAGGTGGAGCCGAATGATTGGGGGATAAGATGCTCGTCTTCAACCTTCCTTCCTCACCAGCACGAACAGTGAATACCAGCGGGTACTATTCATAGCAGCCACCAGCCCACACGTAGACACATCACTCATTCTGACACTCACATCTCGCTAATACCGTCATTGCACGGAGTGACGGAGCATCAAATTCACTGCCCCGTCAGCCACGTTTTACATCCGGAACAGCACCATAGGAGTACAATACTGAAGCAGAAAGAAGGGACCACAGGCCGATCGTGCTAACAAGAACACAGGTTACCAGTACAGAACAAAAAAGCTTTTCATTGTATCTAACCGATGAACAGACCAACTCCAGGTGCACTTTTCCTTCACACTGAACGAATGCAAACAGCTTCATGGAACATGAGAAGGAGACAACAGGTATGGCCATCACCTTTTAAGTTTCCAGGGTACTCTGAAACTAGGGGTTTGCAACAAGATGTGGTATTTGCAATGAACTGTCAGAACGTACAACAGCCTATAAACATCAAAGAAGAGAATTACAAGATGATCTACCTATATTCCCCTGGACTGCCTCTCATCTGTGATGCATAGCTAACTCACGGCACTTTCATCTTTTTTCATCTAGTGTTGTGAGGCCATGACAGATGATTGTTAGAGTTAGTGTCAGCTGGACAGAAGCAAGATGGTGATGTTTCACTTCAACGTATCCATTATGTTCATCTCAATATTAAACAGCCGAATCCGTTGTTCCCACTACTAATCTGGAGATTACTTGGTATAGCTGCTCCTCGTCGAAGGGTTTTGACACATATCCATCCATTCCTGATTTTATACACTCTTCATAAGTTGCCTGGATAACATCGGCTGTCATAGCCAGAACAGGCAAATGGCACTCAACAAATGTTGAGCCTTCAATCGAAGCCagcttgttctttctttcctcaTTAGCTTTCATCTCCATTTGCCTTATTTGTCTGGTTGCCTCAAACCTACAGAAAGTAATCATTGAAATTTGATGGTCAGTAGGAAAATTATAATTTCAATGATCAGACAATACTTAACATACAAGCCTGGATAAATGGAATATAAATCTCCTTCAAGTTAATTTTGAAACAAAAGCATTTTTTAATATGTAAGCAGGGTGGAATGGTAACCAATGAGTGAGTTTATTTAATTCATACCCATCCATCTCTGGCATCTGAACATCCATAAAACATGCGTCGAAACAATgtggaggttgaagaagattGATAGCATCCTTGCCACTTTCAACACAATGAACCTTGGCACCATACTTTTTTAGTGCTGCTGCAGCAACTAGGAGATTGACCTTATTATCATCTACAACCAATATGTTCTTCCCAACCAGCAAGCTACGAAGAAATGATGGCCGATTTTGATTATCTTTTCTTTCAGGCATCTCTACTTTGAGCAGCTGCTGAATACATGAAGCAATTGTGCTTGCTCTTAAAGGCTTACACATGACAATATCAAATATGGATCCATATTTGTCCTTGTCAGCTTCAGAGGTGACCAAAACAACTACCTTAGGCACATCAGACAACAGACCATTCTTGTGCTCACGTAGACTATTCAATAACTGAACATCTGTCTCAGGCCTCCAGAAGTCACTCTCAATAAAAAGCATGGCTGCCTTTTCCCTATAAAAAATAAAGATGGTCAATTCACAGGTAATGCAAAAGAATATAAAGTGCAGAATCTACAGCTTTAAGAATGTTTTATGTTTTGTTTGAAAACAATTAGCGATAACAGTACAGCCAGGGTCCTTTAGGTTTTGTGCTTTTCAGTAAAGAGGAGACTCACCTTGAAATGGTTGCTCCATTTTGTCCAGAAAAAGCTTTGAGTCCTGCACTCATATTTTTCACAACTTGAACAATGATTCCCAACCTCTTAAGGTGATACCTTGTGACAGCACTACGTACAGGTCTCCCATCAACCAAGATGGCCTTCATTCCCTTAAAGGCAGTTGGAAGTGCCTCAGACAAGCTCCTACTTGAATCAGCTGAAGCATCTTTGAATGAGCGTTTCAGCGTAGCTGAGAATGTGAACGTACTTCCAACAAAAGGGCGGCTGGTGAAACTTATCTGCCCGCCCATAAGCTCAGCTAGACACTTGCTTATGCTTAGACCAATGCCAGTACCACCATAGTTCCTTGAAGTTGAACTATCAGCCTGCATAAAAGGTGTAAAAACACGATCTTGTGCATGCAATGGTATCCCAACACCCGTGTCCTCGATGCTTATTGCCAATGTGACGCGATCAGAATCATTTTGATTAGAATTTTCACCATCAAAATCATCCAAAAGTGACTCCTTATCTGAGAGCAGCAGCTTAAAATATTGCCAATTATTTCGTCTGTCTGCCGCTTCAAACCCACTCAATGTATTGAAGGCACCATTAGCTGTTGACTCAACTTTACCATCTTTCCCATTCATGGTTCCATGTATGACCTGATTAGCTTCCACATTTGAGTTCTCAGCCAAACAGACCCGGACAAATATATGACCCCGTTCTGTGAACTGGAACAGATAACACATGTATCAGTACATTTTCTGAACATATTTGATGAGAGAATTACATAAGACTTTAAGAAacattatttgaaggattcaaAATTGGCTGCTTACTTTGACTGCATTACCCACCAAATTTGTCAGTATCTGGCGAAACCTCCAAGGGTCCCCCAGAACAACCCTTGGAACATCATCGCATACAAAGACTGCAAGCTATGGCAAGGAGAAGATTAGGAAAAGAATATACTATTTGAAAGAAATTAACAGGGCTGCTTGGTTTGGACAGAACTGCATTATTTGCTAGTTGCTCAGCAACAAACTAGGCTTAGAAGCAATCTATTTCAATTGCAATTGAGGGAACAGGAAAAACCATTTCCTACTTTAAGCATCAACAGTAGGATACCTCGATGCACTTTTCCCGTGACTTTGAAGAAAACAAGGAAATGACATCATCCATGAGAGAACGCAGATCAAAAGGCACAGCTTCAAGCTCCAACTTTCCAGCTTCTATCTTTGCTCGATCAAGGACATCATTTATCAGTGTTATCAATGCTCTGCCACACATCTGAGCAGTCTGAGCATAATCCTTCTGAGTCATGGTCAGATCTGTTCCCAGAAGCATATCCAGCATTCCTACATTAGAAGGAAGAATTTTTAGATTCCCAAGCCCATCAAGACGGAGATTATGGTGTAGGTATTACAACAAATGTGTAAGTACCAAGGACGCCATTCATAGGTGTTCTGATCTCATGTGATACAGTTGCCAGGAACTGCAAGTAAAGATATAAACATGTCAATATGTAAGGCATACATGATCCAAAACCAAGAATTCCTAGTAAAAGAGAGTGCTAAAGTATATGTTAAACCTGAGACTTTGCAACATCAGCAGCTTCTGCCTGAGTTTTGAGTTCTTCCATCTTTCTACAATCTTCTGAAACTTTGTCATATCGAGACCATGCAGCACAAATGAtataccccagaagcatccataTGACAAATGTTCCCAAAGGATTAGTGATGGCCGACCATGGCATAGGAGGCTTTTCTCTATACCTGCACATGCTAACAACATTAATAGAGCACCAAAGCAGACAAAGTCAAGAGTTACAGATAGAAGGTACCAACCTGCACCTCATTTCATGCTTCCTAAATGGATCTCCAAAATCCAGCATGCTAACATGTAAGAGCGGCACTTGATCATCCAAACTTGGAGGTCCATACAAAACCATAGCATCCGAAGCATTTGTGACATCGTAGACATTTACCACAATATCCTGATTGCCAGCAAGTTTGCTTAGCAAATTCTCCACAAGTGACTCCACATCAAAGGCTCCACCAAGATATCTATTAGTACGTAATTCGATTAGATTTGACCACAATAACCAAATAGATTCATAATTATCGACAGCCCACTGctaattattttctttaaaatTAGGGCTTAATACATAACTTTAATTTAATAGAGGCAAGTTGCGAAAATTATATAACTTCATAATCTTATATCACTAAATTTGTTTGCGTCATTGACACACTATCCTATTTTGTTAAAAGAAACATGTTATTCCTATTATAGGCAATAGCCTGGTACTAGACATGTCAAGGTTATCATAGTCAACAGGAATTTAGTGATGGGCAATAACATAAGTGCTGCAAACAACACGAAGACAATATATTGCATGGTGTAATGTCCCCGCACGTCATTTTATTCAGTATATTTGCCTATTTCATTCTCGCATTTTACTAAAGAATGGGTGCTACACAAACCTATAGTTGATGGTACTTGAAAGATACAATTTAGATCATCTCACCCAATAGTTGCTTCCACACGTTGTTCAACTGATGCATCAGCAGGAAGATCAGGGCGATACACAGCAAAAGTGAGAACTACTCCCAAGTGGTTTGATCCCAGCAAACGAAATGGATTTGTTAACACTGCTTTGCCAGTAGTCCTTGCTCGCAAAATGTTTTCTCGGTCCTCCTACATTGGAAATAAATGGATTACCATCACTGTAGGGACATAAAAATGGAATAAATACCCCAATGAATAGGAAGACCTTCATGTAGAAGTAATCTCACCTCCCCAGACATCATGTCGATGCGTGCAAGGTAGGAAACCGTATCCTGGGAGAAAATCACGGGGGCATATTCATTTTGGGGTGGTGCAAGCTCCCGCTTCATCGTATTCATAATCCATCCCTGCTGGCTTTCAAACATTTCCCTCTCATGATGGAAGACACGCTGAGCGTAGGCCACGCCATTCAGCAGTGGCCGCTCAAATGATGTCCTCCCCGTGTATTTTGCAAAAGTTTCCTGTAGCGCGCACAATACAGGGAGCCAAAATAAAAcacaaattctgtaagaatcaACAGTAATGCCCCATATATTGCAAGAACGAACAGCATAAGACTGAGGCGCCTGCAACTAAAGTAAAAGGGGCCATTAATCGGTATGGTTTTCACAAAGGCTACAGTGTTTTTAAGTCATCAATGAACAAGAAATGCAGCTGTGACCACGAATCAGATAGGTCATTACTTtcgtaccaaaacatgtgttcaaATACCATGGCACGGTGCAAACTAAACCATAGGCAGACCAACAAAAGGGGGGAAGGAACGAACTGCAAAAATGAAGAGTCGCCTTTAAGTATCAATGATCCAATCAGGAAAAGAAAAGGCAGATCGCAATGCATATCACAATTCATCTGTGCGACAGTGACCTCTCTAAGCATAAACTAAGGGATCAAAAGATTGTAGAAAAAAGCAAACAAATCGTTGTCAAAAGAGCGCCCAGATGGATTTCTAACGAACGCACTAACCACTCTATTACTAACAAACAATGGGCCACCAACCTAATAGTTCAGTTCAGCGAGGTTTCTAAGCATAAAAAAAACCCCCAACCGCCGCAGGAATGGACAATTTTTTTCGGAGATGGTGAACAGCAGCTGTCACGGCCAACCACAGCAATCATGCCGCGCTAAACGACTAGTGCCGCAACCACTGTAAGCGTCAACAAACCACGAGGCATCTTATTTTTCTTTTCGCccttgaagaaaaaaaaaaggagagacagGAAGAACAGTTTCCAGGATCTCAGGGGCCCGCCGCTGCTAAACGATTTGATGCAGCAGCATAGGCAAGCAATGGTGGAGAGGAAGGGCAAAATGCTCACGAACCTGGTCGATGGCGGAGGGTTGCTTCTCGTAGTTGAATGTGGAGATGAGAATGGCGAGCGCGTGGACGTGGTTGACGGTGACCCCGAACTGCTCCTGCAGCATCCTGGCCCTCTCCTCGCACATGCTGATGAGCCGCTCCTCGGCGCGGTCCATGCTCTCCCGCCGCAGGTGCCAGTGCATCGCCGCCGAGCACGCCACCGCCAGCagcagccacgccgccgccgccagccccctccaccccctcttcttcctcgccccGCCGTACTTCCCCTCCATCCCTAGGAGCCTCCCCTCCCGAATCTACTGCCGCTCCCGctcgtcctcttcctcctccttcccccgCCCAATGCGCACCATATGCTCGCCGAATCGCGCCGCGCGAGCCACCCGGACCCTCCTCCCCCTAGAAGCACCAACACCAAGCAGCAGGCGAGCAAGCGCGGCGCGGGGGACTAGAAGGCTGGAGCAAGCTGGGGCGCGGGGGCTAGGCGAGGCGTGGTGGTGGAGCTTCTCAAAAGAGGCGAAGCTTTCGCGAGTTCCCAGCGGCGACAGCTGCCTTAAAATAATTACGCCTACGACTAGCTGCTCGCGGGCATTAACTAATCCGGCCACGGTACCCGAGCACCCCCTCCGCCCAGCTTTCCCTTTATTGCCTCcactccgcggccgccgcagcaCGTCGATCCACTGCGCTGCGCGAGCTCGCGCTAATCAACAAAGGGCGCGCGGCCGTCggacggagggagggaggaatcCCGGCCGCTTTTTGCAGCAGATATTCGGGACAGCCGAGCGTGGCGCGCCCGCAATTAAGGCGCCTCCCGCAACAGTGGAGCCGAACTAATCACGGCGAGCTAACCaacgcgggcgggcgggcgcgcggctaatcgcggggggggggggtgcctgGGCctagctcgacggcggcggtacTGGTCGagctcgggcgcggcggcgaccgtggCGGTGGCAGacggggaggaaggggagaaggGGGATGAAGCCATAGGCGACGGCGTTTAAAGCCATGTGCGTGCCGGGCGGGGAATTGCCGCTTCTACCCCCCGCGCGCCGGGTTtcccttttgttttctttcctgccgcgcggcgcgggggaAGCGGAGCGCATCGGAGGGGCAGTTCTGGGAATGAGATCCTCTGCAATCGGGGGCACTGACTGGACTCTGCAGTCATGCCCATCCGCCCGTCCTTCTGTGATCCGACGATGGCTTCACGATGGCTCAAGCGCGTGGCTCTTCTGCTTGTCTGACGCTTGTTCGGCTCGCTCGTGGCTGATCCACTTCGCGAATGGCAGCACCGCCATCCAGTCCTTCTCGGCAGCCTTCGTCCTCGACATCGTCTCCAACTACACCGGCTTTAGCACACACAGGATGGCCATCGCCGTGGCGCTGACCACGGCCAGCCTGTCGGCCGTGCTCACGGACAAGTACCTGGTTGGCCGGGCCTCACCAACGCCCATGACGACGATGGCAACGCCGCCATCAACCacctgctcgccgtcgagctcgaCATCATCCGCATAGCGTCGGCACCGAAATCCAGAACGCTGCTACTCTCCTACCCCTGCAACCTCTCGACGACGGGGCCGGGAACCCCCGGCACTATGTCCTCGGCTGTAGCTTTAGCACGAATTGGCGCCTGGCTTCAACGTCACCTGGCTGCCTCGTCTGCCGCAACTGCAGCGGTCGCCGTCCGACCCTCGGTCCGAGATCGTGGAGATCGCCCTGCCGCTCGCGAGCGCGGCGCTGGtcctcgccgccgtggtccTTCTCGTGCGGCGAATCGGCGATCAAGATCGGGACACACCGGTTCGCGTACAGGGAACTGTTCTACGCCACCAAGGGGTTTAAGGACAGGAACCTCGTCGGCGCCGGCAGCTTCGGTCGCGCCCTGTCGAAGGCCTCGGCGTCGGCGCTTCCCGCGGCCGCCAGGCTCCTGACTCCTGAGCCTGAgccgcatcgccgccgcctctgtgcCGTGGCCATCGGGTCAGCTTCGCCTGGGCTTGTCTCCGTGGCCGCCGCGCACTGCTACTGCTTGGCGGCGTCGTGGTCAAACCAGCCAAAGGCAAGCGAAGGGGAAGCGAGCCGTCGGCATGGGGAATGAGCCGCGAGTCCGCGACTCGCGAGCGAGCCAAGCCAGCGTCGGGAAGATAGGAGAGCCGCGCGCACGAGCCATCGTCGGATCACGGAAGGACGGGTGGATGGGCATGACTGCAGAGTCCTGTCAGTGTCCCCCGACTGCAGAGGATCTCATTCCCAGTTCTGGGAGTAGAGGCCGCAGCACGAGTGCGCGCGGGGGGGTGCATTCCGTGGACCCGGCGCATGGGCCCGGCGGCTCCGCGTCCACGGAATGCCCGTGGCCCGCCAGCGCAGCAGGCAGAGTCCAAGTCAGCCGTTGAAGAGAAGCCTCCCGGTCAAACTCTCAAACCCCCGTCGTCGCTTCTCTCCTGCGCGGAATTAGGCCCGGCCCACGCCTATCAGTCTAGTAGTATTAGTCGAGCACGTAGCCCTGTAGCAACCACcgttattttttttatcttagCAGGCAGGACTGCACGAGCCGGGATGCCAGTCTGATGGGCACCCAGAAATTCGGCCGAAACAATAAACTCTACTCTAAATTCTTTTGTAGTACAAGCAGAAGCAGTAAGTTAAATTCCGGCATGGAGAAATCTCTGGAATGTTGTTTTCTGAGAAAAATAAATGGAGAATGAACCCAACCAGCCGTAACACAAGTACACACAATGTTCATTGTTTTGTGGCTggtgactggtgctgatttattatgaaagaACAATACTGCTAGCTAGTTGGTGGCTGCTGACTGGTGTTGATTTGGTataagagaaaaatattatcGCAGCGAACGGCAGCTCCCAACACGCGGGAACAGCGGCACATCTCATCACCAACGCGGACGGAACGGAGCAGTAGCAATTGCAGAGAGCGCGCCGCAGTACTGGACTCGCTGGCGCCTCGCTCCAGGACGGACGCGATCCTGGATTTCATGCGCCCGGTACGCCCTCCCTCCAGCTGGGCTGCAGCAGCAATGGCGCATGGCATGGCTACCCACGGCAGCCGGCAGGGCTCTGTTGACGCCTCTGGCCGGAGGCCAAGCACGCAATAACTTCTCCCGCCGCGGCTTCGCTCCTACTCCTCGCCGCCACTGTTGGAGACGGGGAGCTGGAGCTGTGGCAGCTCTCATCATcgtgggctgtgtttagtttcaaaaaactCCCCCCCAaactccaaattttccatcacatctccatcacatcaaaacattaaatatagcaaatgactcatgcatgaagtactaaatgtagttaaataaaaaaactaattacatagttttgatgtacgttgcgagacgaatcttttgagcctagttaggtcatgataggacaatatttgccacaaacaaacaaaacgtgctacagtgcgctacagtgactgatgtgacttttcgcatccactttttacactctttttacacatctaaacacacccgtgGTGTGGTACTGTGCTTCAGTGACCGGGGCACGTACGCCTCCCCGACCCAAATGGCTCCGGGAGTCAACCGCGTGCTGCTCTCAGCACGCCGCGCCTCTCCTAGTCCACGCGCGTGAGCTCATG
This window of the Panicum virgatum strain AP13 chromosome 1K, P.virgatum_v5, whole genome shotgun sequence genome carries:
- the LOC120641164 gene encoding probable histidine kinase 6, with the protein product MEGKYGGARKKRGWRGLAAAAWLLLAVACSAAMHWHLRRESMDRAEERLISMCEERARMLQEQFGVTVNHVHALAILISTFNYEKQPSAIDQETFAKYTGRTSFERPLLNGVAYAQRVFHHEREMFESQQGWIMNTMKRELAPPQNEYAPVIFSQDTVSYLARIDMMSGEEDRENILRARTTGKAVLTNPFRLLGSNHLGVVLTFAVYRPDLPADASVEQRVEATIGYLGGAFDVESLVENLLSKLAGNQDIVVNVYDVTNASDAMVLYGPPSLDDQVPLLHVSMLDFGDPFRKHEMRCRYREKPPMPWSAITNPLGTFVIWMLLGYIICAAWSRYDKVSEDCRKMEELKTQAEAADVAKSQFLATVSHEIRTPMNGVLGMLDMLLGTDLTMTQKDYAQTAQMCGRALITLINDVLDRAKIEAGKLELEAVPFDLRSLMDDVISLFSSKSREKCIELAVFVCDDVPRVVLGDPWRFRQILTNLVGNAVKFTERGHIFVRVCLAENSNVEANQVIHGTMNGKDGKVESTANGAFNTLSGFEAADRRNNWQYFKLLLSDKESLLDDFDGENSNQNDSDRVTLAISIEDTGVGIPLHAQDRVFTPFMQADSSTSRNYGGTGIGLSISKCLAELMGGQISFTSRPFVGSTFTFSATLKRSFKDASADSSRSLSEALPTAFKGMKAILVDGRPVRSAVTRYHLKRLGIIVQVVKNMSAGLKAFSGQNGATISREKAAMLFIESDFWRPETDVQLLNSLREHKNGLLSDVPKVVVLVTSEADKDKYGSIFDIVMCKPLRASTIASCIQQLLKVEMPERKDNQNRPSFLRSLLVGKNILVVDDNKVNLLVAAAALKKYGAKVHCVESGKDAINLLQPPHCFDACFMDVQMPEMDGFEATRQIRQMEMKANEERKNKLASIEGSTFVECHLPVLAMTADVIQATYEECIKSGMDGYVSKPFDEEQLYQVISRLVVGTTDSAV